The proteins below come from a single Malus domestica chromosome 03, GDT2T_hap1 genomic window:
- the LOC103427530 gene encoding two-pore potassium channel 1-like, producing MGSNERGSLLSGLTDPLSQTNKNNAPKGRRIRRCRSAPVSDYVALETGLPSGPQTDQSFFRNIHPSFRIVAAFLTVYLGLGTVCFYLVRNQLKGEKTNGVLDAVYFCIVTMTTVGYGDLVPNSVLSKLVACAFVFSGMALVVMILGKAADYLVEKQELLLVKALHTSKKVGHIEILKDIETNSPRYKCIVVFILLLLLIIGGTIFLATVEKLSLVDSFYCVCCTITTLGYGDKSFSSQAGRAFAVFWILTGTICLAQFFLYVAELNAQSRQRALVKLVLTRRVTNVDLEAADLDDDGIVGAAEFVIYKLKEMGKISQEDVRLVMEEFEDLDVDQSGTLSTSDIMLAQQPQIKK from the exons ATGGGATCGAATGAGAGGGGATCCTTACTTTCAGGACTAACAGATCCTTTGtctcaaacaaataaaaacaatgCTCCAAAGGGCAGGAGAATTCGTCGTTGTAGAAGTGCTCCTGTTTCAGATTATGTAGCCTTAGAGACAGGCTTACCCTCAGGTCCACAAACCGATCAGTCCTTTTTCAGAAATATACACCCGAGTTTTCGCATTGTAGCTGCATTCTTGACTGTCTACCTAGGCTTAGGAACTGTATGTTTCTACCTAGTCAGGAACCAGCTAAAGGGAGAGAAGACAAATGGAGTTCTTGATGCTGTTTATTTCTGTATTGTGACAATGACCACTGTCGGATATGGAGACCTTGTGCCAAACAGCGTTCTTTCAAAACTAGTGGCTTGTGCTTTCGTCTTCTCAGGAATGGCTCTCGTCGTAATGATCTTGGGCAAAGCAGCTGACTATTTGGTAGAGAAGCAGGAATTATTGCTCGTTAAAGCCCTACATACGAGTAAAAAAGTTGGGCATATTGAAATTCTTAAAGATATTGAGACAAACAGTCCGAGGTACAAATGTATTGTGGTCTTTATCCTTCTTTTGCTACTCATAATTGGTGGCACAATCTTCCTAGCTACTGTTGAGAAATTGAGCCTTGTGGATTCATTCTATTGCGTTTGTTGTACCATCACAACCCTGGGTTATGGAGATAAGAGCTTTTCGTCTCAAGCAGGGCGTGCTTTTGCAGTATTCTGGATATTGACAGGTACCATTTGTTTAGCTCAGTTTTTCCTCTACGTTGCCGAGCTAAACGCCCAGAGCAGACAACGGGCGTTAGTAAAGTTGGTTCTCACTCGTAGGGTGACCAATGTAGATTTAGAGGCAGCTGATCTGGATGACGATGGCATTGTTGG GGCTGCTGAATTTGTCATATACAAGCTCAAAGAGATGGGGAAGATTAGCCAGGAAGATGTTAGACTTGTAATGGAGGAGTTTGAAGATCTTGATGTTGATCAGTCAGGAACGTTGTCAACATCAGATATAATGCTTGCGCAACAACCTCAAATCAAGAAGTAA
- the LOC103427666 gene encoding WEB family protein At3g02930, chloroplastic-like, whose amino-acid sequence MQQQKMEQPEEELKNVKEQLQAVEVERDRAVDEHQETKKVAEEANMRLSEELATQNDVGMLSELSFTKELLSNARQELKSRAENIESLKLELGKAKGLELKLTENVKTFEAQAKTLLSQNEERIRELVIKADNAKTSDAHAKALLSESKKRIRELEMKLAENMKSTEAEAHTKALLFTKEKRIRDLELKLAEKAEISEPHMKALLLKSEERIRELEFELAEYMKSTNVGADTKALLSENETKVGELEVKMAENAETSEAQTKTLLLKSDEKIQELELKLAENVETSEAHTKALLSEREGKIRDLELKLAENVSTSEARAKSLLSESEGRIQELKLKLAEKVESSEAETKALLSESDKRTRELEMEIEKRKQSEARILDSLITQTNQLEQTKVLLEEAKFESASFRNKLENEDESAESSQDSSASHDHDQPESNISMKEELESLKSELQLTKENLVDVQKKEQLATSMVEKLLEEIKVLKHELKLATEAEENGGRAMDDLAFALKEVATEANQLKDKLCVSQAELEHSRAQEERLNAISKSNEESYKTLLDEARREAERHKNIAARLKIEHEESVLAWSGKETGFVNCIRGAEEDRHAAQQENFRLHELLLETDNRAMLSKEENSKLRDILKQALNEANVAKEATAIAQAENSQLKDTLAGKEEALNFLTRENENYRVNEIAAHENIKELKRLLIESSKNEEKEKIPTKENDCKKEEKEKTSSKEKDCKKEEKEKTPSKEKDSKKEAKEKTQSKELKKEVKEKKPPKDVKKEDTGKEKPPLSGDAKKEDKEKTSSKDDKDTTTSQNGSIFGKVFSFNLKELKVSNTHEEVVDHDDDEIELDEALKDSIFEVDSPGSADHRRNSSSTFTDDGDGFQSDDYDHLDGTPGENSRKKKALLRRFGDLIKRSTTYSTKKEPSPDPKKEPSPDTKEETSPTKKEPSPE is encoded by the coding sequence ATGCAGCAACAAAAAATGGAGCAACCCGAAGAGGAGTTGAAGAATGTGAAGGAGCAATTGCAAGCAGTGGAGGTAGAAAGAGATCGAGCTGTCGATGAGCATCAAGAGACGAAAAAAGTGGCAGAAGAGGCCAACATGAGGCTTAGTGAAGAATTGGCAACGCAGAATGATGTCGGGATGCTCTCAGAATTAAGTTTCACGAAGGAGCTGCTGTCGAATGCAAGGCAAGAACTGAAGAGTAGAGCGGAGAATATTGAGTCTTTGAAACTTGAGTTGGGAAAGGCCAAAGGTTTGGAGCTCAAGTTGACTGAGAATGTAAAAACCTTTGAAGCTCAAGCGAAGACTTTATTGTCGCAAAACGAAGAAAGGATCCGGGAATTGGTGATCAAAGCGGACAATGCAAAAACCTCGGATGCTCATGCAAAGGCCTTATTGTCGGAAAGTAAAAAAAGAATTCGCGAATTGGAGATGAAACTGGCAGAGAATATGAAGTCCACTGAGGCAGAGGCTCACACAAAGGCTTTATTattcacaaaggaaaaaagaatTCGGGATTTGGAGCTCAAACTGGCAGAAAAAGCGGAAATCTCCGAGCCTCACATGAAGGCTTTATTGCTCAAAAGTGAGGAAAGAATTCGGGAATTGGAGTTCGAACTGGCAGAGTATATGAAGTCCACTAACGTAGGGGCAGACACAAAGGCTTTACTGTCCGAAAATGAAACAAAGGTTGGGGAACTTGAGGTCAAAATGGCAGAGAATGCAGAAACCTCCGAGGCTCAAACGAAGACTTTATTGCTCAAAAGTGACGAAAAAAttcaggaattggagctcaaaCTGGCAGAGAATGTGGAAACCTCTGAGGCTCATACAAAAGCTTTATTGTCAgaacgtgaaggaaaaattcgAGACTTGGAGCTTAAACTAGCAGAGAATGTTAGCACCTCCGAGGCTCGCGCAAAGTCTTTATTGTCTGAAAGTGAAGGAAGGATTCAGGAATTGAAGCTCAAACTGGCAGAGAAGGTGGAATCCTCTGAGGCTGAAACGAAGGCTTTATTGTCTGAAAGTGACAAGAGAACTCGAGAATTGGAAATGGAAATAGAGAAAAGGAAGCAATCAGAAGCAAGAATTCTTGATTCATTGATCACCCAAACCAACCAACTTGAACAGACCAAGGTTTTACTTGAAGAGGCAAAGTTTGAGAGTGCCTCTTTTCGCAATAAATTGGAGAACGAAGATGAATCCGCTGAAAGTAGTCAAGATAGTAGTGCATCTCATGATCATGATCAACCCGAAAGTAATATTTCCATGAAGGAGGAATTAGAGAGTCTCAAGTCTGAGCTTCAATTGACAAAGGAGAATCTGGTTGATGTCCAAAAAAAGGAGCAACTTGCTACGTCGATGGTTGAGAAATTACTTGAGGAGATTAAAGTACTTAAACATGAACTGAAGTTGGCAACCGAAGCTGAAGAAAATGGAGGAAGGGCGATGGATGATCTGGCTTTCGCATTGAAAGAAGTTGCGACAGAAGCCAACCAGTTGAAAGATAAACTTTGCGTGAGCCAAGCAGAGTTAGAGCACTCAAGAGCACAAGAAGAGCGTCTGAATGCAATCTCAAAGAGCAACGAGGAAAGTTACAAAACGCTACTGGATGAAGCAAGGAGAGAAGCCGAAAGACACAAAAACATTGCTGCCAGGTTGAAAATAGAACATGAAGAGTCGGTTTTGGCATGGAGCGGGAAAGAAACCGGCTTTGTTAATTGTATTAGAGGAGCCGAGGAGGATCGACATGCTGCACAACAAGAGAACTTTAGATTGCACGAGTTGCTTCTAGAGACGGATAATAGAGCCATGTtatcaaaggaagaaaatagcAAGTTGCGCGATATACTTAAGCAGGCCTTAAATGAAGCAAATGTTGCAAAAGAAGCTACCGCCATTGCTCAAGCCGAAAATTCTCAACTCAAAGATACCCTGGCTGGAAAAGAGGAGGCCTTGAATTTCCTTACTCGAGAGAACGAAAATTACAGGGTAAATGAAATAGCAGCTCATGAAAATATTAAGGAGTTAAAACGGTTGCTTATCGAATCgtcaaagaatgaggaaaaagagaaaatacCAACAAAGGAGAATGATTGCAAGAAAGAGGAGAAAGAGAAAACGTCATCAAAGGAGAAAGACTGCAAGAAAGAGGAGAAAGAGAAAACGCCATCAAAAGAAAAGGATTCGAAGAAGGAGGCTAAAGAGAAAACACAATCAAAGGAATTGAAGAAGGAGGTTAAGGAGAAAAAACCGCCAAAGGATGTGAAAAAGGAGGATACAGGTAAAGAGAAACCGCCATTATCAGGGGACGCAAAGAAGGAAGATAAAGAGAAAACATCGTCAAAGGATGACAAGGACACTACAACATCTCAAAACGGAAGCATATTTGGCAAGGTTTTCAGTTTCAACCTTAAGGAGCTCAAAGTTTCAAACACGCATGAAGAAGTTGTTGATCATGACGATGATGAGATTGAACTAGACGAGGCTCTGAAAGACTCGATATTTGAGGTAGACTCTCCAGGGTCAGCTGATCACCGAAGAAATTCTTCTTCTACGTTCACAGACGATGGAGATGGGTTCCAATCGGATGATTATGATCATCTAGATGGAACTCCAGGTGAAAATTCAAGGAAAAAGAAAGCATTGCTACGAAGATTCGGAGATCTTATAAAGAGAAGCACTACTTATAGTACCAAAAAGGAACCATCGCCGGATCCGAAAAAGGAACCATCACCGGATACCAAAGAAGAAACATCACCAACCAAAAAGGAGCCTTCACCAGAATAG
- the LOC103427551 gene encoding cysteine synthase 2 — translation MAPVRSTGAIVAAVSVSMALLSLFLYKSKLSSKKTKLTLPSKKNHTNGLVGAIGNTPLIRINSLSDATGCEVLGKCEFLNPGGSVKDRVAVKIIEEALESGDLAPGGVVTEGSAGSTAISLATVAPAYGCKCHVVIPDDAAIEKSQILEALGATVERVRPVSITHRDHFVNVARRRATEANELAMKHRKDEQMNGQALEQTNGFQCDGEKQSVVSSYTGGFFADQFENMANFRAHYEGTGPEIWEQTGGNVDAFVAAAGTGGTVAGVSRFLQEKKSNVKCFLIDPPGSGLYNKVTRGVMYTREEAEGRRLKNPFDTITEGIGINRITKNFMMAKLDGAFRGTDKEAVEMSRFLMKNDGLFLGSSSAMNCVGAVRAAQALGPGHTIVTILCDSGMRHLSKFFSAEYLFQYGLTPSASGLEFLGVG, via the exons ATGGCGCCTGTGAGAAGCACAGGCGCTATTGTGGCGGCAGTCTCAGTGTCAATGGCGttgctctctctcttcctctacaAGTCCAAACTCTCCTCCAAAAAGACCAAACTAACCCTGCCCTCGAAGAAAAATCACACGAATGGCCTCGTTGGTGCCATCGGCAACACCCCTCTGATCCGCATCAACAGCCTCTCAGACGCCACCGGCTGTGAA gTTCTTGGGAAGTGCGAGTTTTTGAACCCGGGAGGGAGTGTGAAAGACAGAGTTGCTGTCAAAATTATTGAAGAG GCTTTGGAATCTGGAGACCTTGCTCCAGGTGGAGTAGTCACTGAGGGGAGTGCAGGAAGCACAGCTATAAGCCTTGCTACGGTCGCTCCTGCTTATGGTTGCAAATGTCACGTGGTTATACCTGATGACGCTGCTATTGAGAAG TCTCAAATACTTGAAGCCCTGGGAGCGACTGTTGAAAGGGTAAGACCAGTGTCAATTACGCACAGAGACCACTTTGTGAATGTTGCTAGGCGACGGGCAACGGAAGCAAATGAATTAGCAATGAAGCATAGGAAAGATGAACAAATGAATGGCCAAGCCCTTGAGCAGACTAATGGTTTCCAATGTGATGGAGAGAAACAAAGTGTGGTCTCAAGTTACACTGGTGGTTTCTTTGCTGATCAGTTTGAAAATATGGCAAACTTCCGGGCCCACTATGAGGGTACTGGGCCTGAAATTTGGGAACAGACTGGAGGAAATGTAGATGCATTTGTGGCGGCAGCAGGAACAGGTGGTACAGTGGCTGGTGTGTCCAGGTTTCTCCAG GAAAAGAAGTCTAATGTCAAGTGCTTCCTGATAGATCCCCCTGGTTCCGGTTTATACAATAAAGTTACAAGGGGAGTGATGTACACTAGAGAGGAGGCTGAAGGACGAAGGCTAAAAAATCCATTTGACACGATAACTGAAGGAATTGGAATCAATAGAATAACAAAGAACTTTATGATGGCAAAACTTGACGGGGCTTTCCGAGGCACAGATAAAGAAGCTGTTGAAATGTCCAG GTTTCTTATGAAGAACGATGGGCTCTTTTTGGGGAGTTCTTCAGCCATGAATTGTGTTGGAGCAGTCCGAGCGGCACAGGCACTTGGTCCCGGTCACACAATTGTGACCATTTTATGCGATAGTGGGATGAGACATTTGAGCAAATTTTTCAGCGCTGAGTATCTGTTTCAATATGGTTTGACACCCTCGGCTAGCGGATTAGAGTTCCTGGGTGTTGGATGA
- the LOC103427541 gene encoding uncharacterized protein, whose translation MDPSPVRTTPPLEEEDEWDTDGFVIPSLVVEEQDKQNQDAPTVEASKPPSPKAEKEEKIYLGPHGAPPSQSKQQEVNPGGRKQKFKQKLKEADRKSTGAGRENKLENLRELVGDGKGSSSIAKGSNRDWLDPHCHESEFEKWNSR comes from the exons ATGGACCCCTCTCCAGTGCGAACCACTCCACCTctcgaagaagaagatgagtggg ACACTGATGGGTTCGTGATTCCGAGCTTGGTGGTTGAAGAGCAAGATAAACAAAATCAGGATGCTCCAACAGTGGAAGCTTCAAAACCTCCATCTCCGAAG GcggaaaaagaagagaagatCTACTTAGGACCGCACGGGGCTCCTCCTTCGCAATCAAAGCAGCAAGAGGTAAACCCTGGTGGTCGTAAGCAGAAGTTCAAGCAGAAACTGAAGGAAGCGGATAGGAAAAGTACCGGGGCAGGCCGAGAGAATAAGTTGGAGAATCTGAGAGAGCTTGTGGGCGATGGGAAAGGAAGCAGCAGCATTGCAAAGGGTTCTAACAGGGATTGGTTAGACCCACACTGCCATGAGTCTGAGTTCGAGAAGTGGAACAGCCGGTGA